Within the Granulicella sibirica genome, the region CAGCTTCGATGTTTCGGCACGCTTCGCGCTCCTGACCTAACGTGCAAGCGTGGTTGAAACACGTACGGATTAGTCCTTCCTTTCGACAAAACCTAGCCGGTTTGGCAAAGAGAGATCATGCGACCCGGCTCTATGGTCACAACAGACATGTCTGTGGGCGTAACTGCCGTATCAGCGTCACCAGAAACCAATAAAGCACTCAGGAGATTCTTATGAGCATAAAAAGCCAAGAAACAATCCAGGACGCAGATGACCTGAAAATATTCTTTCGGTCCTGGCGTCCTGAAACGAAAGCCCGCGCCACCGTAGTCATTGTGCCTGGATTCAACGCTCATAGCGGGTACTACGAACATGTAGCCGAGCACCTCGTTGCCGACGGCCTATCCGTATACGCGGTCGATCTTCGTGGCAGAGGTAACTCTGAAGGCGAGCGATTCTTTGTTGAATCGTTCGATGACTACGTGCGTGACGTCGAGGCGGTCATGGAGATCGTGAAAACCCGCGAACCGGCGCTCCCGATGTTCATGCTCGGTCATAGCGCCGGAGGTGTCGTCGCGTGTCTATACACGCTCGATCACCCAGCCGATCTAACGGGGCTAATCTGCGAGAGTTTCGCCCATGAGCTACCCGCTCCCGACTTTGTTCTGTCAGTCTTCAAAGGATTGAGCCATCTCGCTCCGCACGCACACATCCTTCATCTCCCGAATGAGCGATTCTCAAGGGATCCTGTTGTTGTAGAAACGATGAACAACGATCCGCTGATTGAGAACGAGACTCAGCCTACACAGACCATGGCCGCGATGGTTCGGGCGGACGAACGCCTCAAGCAGGACTTCCCGCAGATCACGCTGCCTGTTCTCATTCTTCACGGAACAGAAGATAAGAACACACGGCCAAGTGGTAGCCAGCACTTCTACGACAATGCTGGCTCTCCCGACAAAACGCTCAAGTTCTATGAGGGCGGATTCCACGACCTCCTGAACGATGTGGATAAGGAAGTGGTATTGGCCGACATCATTGGCTGGATCAACGCTCATTTGGTAGTGACCGCGCACATTTCCGAAGAACTCCCTGCACTTGCGCATTGATGTCGTGCCACCAACGTTATGCGCCCCTTTCCTCTGCCGCGCTGCGTTATGCCGCGCGGCAGCTTTTTTTGCTCCTAGGGTCCGAGCGATGAAGCGCGACGAGATCAATGGAAAGGAAGTTTTGTTATGACTGTGGAGAACTACGAAAACGTCGTCATCGGCAGCGGCGAAGGTGGCAAATACCTCGCTTGGCATTTGTCACAGTCTGGACAACAAGTCGCTGTAATCGAGCGGCGCTGGATCGGGGGATCCTGCCCGAATGTAAACTGCCTCCCGAGTAAGAACGAGATTTGGAGTGCCAAGGTCGCGTACCTCTCGCAGCACGCAAGCACCTTTGGTGTGGCTCCCACCAAACCCCCATCTGACATGGAGGCGGTCCAAGAGCGCAAGCGAAGAATGGTGCAGGGCCTAATCGCTACGAATTTGGAGCACTACAAGAGTAGTAGCACTGAGCTTGTGATGGGTGAGGCAAAGTTTGTTGGTCCGAAGACGCTTGAAGTCCAACTAAACGACGGTGGGACTCGAACACTGAAAGCAGAGCGGATCTTCCTCAACCTGGGAACCCACGCCTCTATTCCCCCGGTGCCGGGCCTCGCAGAGGCTCGGCCCTTAACGAATATCGAGCTTCTTCAACTCGATCGCATCCCCGAGCACCTTATCGTCTTGGGGGGAGGATATGTCGGGCTCGAGTTCGCTCAGGCGTTTCGTCGTTTCGGAAGCCGAGTAACGATCCTGCACCGAGGGTCGCAGTTGTTGACGAACCAGGATGCAGATATCGCTGGCTCTCTACTTGAAACGATACTCAAAGAGGAAATCGAAGTGATTGCCGTCTCCGAGACTCTGAGGGTGGCGGGGACATCGGGCTCTAGCGTCACTTTGCTCGTAAAAACTGATGCTGGAGAAACCATGGTTGCAGGAAGCGATATCCTCGTCGCGACCGGCCGAGCCCCGAACACCACCTCAATAGGTCTAGAGATCGCTGGTGTTCAGCTCACTGAACAGGGGTATGTGAAAGTGGATGATCGTCTCCAGACGACCGCTGCGAGTATATGGGCAATCGGGGAATGCGCAGGGAGTCCGCAGTTTACTCATATTTCCTACGATGATTTTCGTGTAATTCGTGACAATCTCGCCGGCATTGATCGGACGACAGCCGGCCGCCTGGTACCCTCCTGTCTCTTCACCGATCCACCGGTCTCGCAGATTGGTTTGACAGAGGGGGAGGCTCGCCGTCGCGGAATACCTGTACGAGTAACCAAGTTACCCATGGCTGCTGTGCTAAGAACGCGAACCCTCGATGAGAGCCACGGGTTCATGAAGGCACTGCTTGAGGTGGGAGGGGACTGCATTCTGGGCTTTTCCATGATTGGACCGGAGGCGGGCGAGGTCATGGCCATCGTGCAAGTAGCAATGCTGGCCGGTCTTCCTTATACGACCTTGCGTGACGCCACATTTACACATCCGACGATGGCCGAAGGCCTCGTCTTTCTCTTTTCACAAGTGGAGCCACGACGTTGACGGTTAGTTAGAGCCCCTCACAAGGGGCTGCGGAGATAGGAGAGGAAGTGCTATGGCAACACACGGATTCGGTGCGCAACTTAGTAATCGAGAGTTTTTCATCAAACGTTGGCAGCAAGAGCACTCTGCCTTTGTCAATGTGATCGCGGCATTGCCGATCGATCTCTTGGACTTCCGGCCACATCCTCTTTCGCGTTCAGCGGCACAGCTAGTTGCGCTGCTCATCTCAGCCCAGCGGAGCTGTATTCAACTCTGCGACAACAAAAAGAGCTCATACACTGGGATGCACTGGCAAGAACCAACCACCTTGGATGATCGTCTTCACACTGTGGCAACCTACGAACGCGACCATAGCGAATTGAGAGTTCAGCTTGGCGCCTAGGACGATGAGAGTTGGAATCATCAAGCCTGGTTGATCCATGGTAAGGACGAAATCCTACTAAGGGATACTTTGGGTGGGCTTCTGTGGATTGCTCTCTTCGATACGGTTCATCACCGCGGCCAGTTGACTACCTACATCCGTCCCATGGGTGGTAAGGTCCCGAGCATCTATGGCCCGTCGGCCGACGACCAAAGGGAATGGCACTAATGGGTCGGACGAAAGGTCCATTCTTAGGGTCCGCAGCGTCGACGCGTCGGTCATAGTCGAACGCACAACGCCGATCGGAGCAGGAGACTTGCACATGTCGACCGATAACAACGAGAACCACTCAGTACTCTTTCCTCGCCTTGACGCTCAAAGCCTTAGAACGCTTCAGAGAAAAGG harbors:
- a CDS encoding alpha/beta hydrolase; translation: MSIKSQETIQDADDLKIFFRSWRPETKARATVVIVPGFNAHSGYYEHVAEHLVADGLSVYAVDLRGRGNSEGERFFVESFDDYVRDVEAVMEIVKTREPALPMFMLGHSAGGVVACLYTLDHPADLTGLICESFAHELPAPDFVLSVFKGLSHLAPHAHILHLPNERFSRDPVVVETMNNDPLIENETQPTQTMAAMVRADERLKQDFPQITLPVLILHGTEDKNTRPSGSQHFYDNAGSPDKTLKFYEGGFHDLLNDVDKEVVLADIIGWINAHLVVTAHISEELPALAH
- a CDS encoding FAD-dependent oxidoreductase → MTVENYENVVIGSGEGGKYLAWHLSQSGQQVAVIERRWIGGSCPNVNCLPSKNEIWSAKVAYLSQHASTFGVAPTKPPSDMEAVQERKRRMVQGLIATNLEHYKSSSTELVMGEAKFVGPKTLEVQLNDGGTRTLKAERIFLNLGTHASIPPVPGLAEARPLTNIELLQLDRIPEHLIVLGGGYVGLEFAQAFRRFGSRVTILHRGSQLLTNQDADIAGSLLETILKEEIEVIAVSETLRVAGTSGSSVTLLVKTDAGETMVAGSDILVATGRAPNTTSIGLEIAGVQLTEQGYVKVDDRLQTTAASIWAIGECAGSPQFTHISYDDFRVIRDNLAGIDRTTAGRLVPSCLFTDPPVSQIGLTEGEARRRGIPVRVTKLPMAAVLRTRTLDESHGFMKALLEVGGDCILGFSMIGPEAGEVMAIVQVAMLAGLPYTTLRDATFTHPTMAEGLVFLFSQVEPRR
- a CDS encoding DinB family protein, with the protein product MGGLLWIALFDTVHHRGQLTTYIRPMGGKVPSIYGPSADDQREWH